Proteins co-encoded in one Salvia splendens isolate huo1 chromosome 4, SspV2, whole genome shotgun sequence genomic window:
- the LOC121798162 gene encoding DExH-box ATP-dependent RNA helicase DExH15 chloroplastic-like, which yields MKASSIHSFLSPSSSPYLFTSTTTKGLSPLPLFRPYLRLHFQYPQFLNSNSYSRFAATHKFPNFVFPVGSSPQLSDDDIEVESDDDEEEDDVAAEEYDVVAGEIGGDSEQYEDEDDDEVTEATDGLPRYEEFKWQRVERIRNEVREFGEDIIDVEELASVYDFRIDKFQRLSIQAFLKGSSVVVSAPTSSGKTLIAEAAAVATFSRGKRLFYTTPLKALSNQKFRDFREAFGDTNVGLLTGDSAVNKDAQILIMTTEILRNMLYRSVGTDSSESMLSDVDVIVLDEVHYLSDISRGTVWEEIVIYCPKQVQLICLSATVANPDELAGWIGQIHGKTELVTSSKRPVPLTWHFSTKTALLPLLDKKGTSMNRKLSLNQLQLDSSRDNVYKDENPRRRKSKKYQFDVPPLTKHDMNSIRRSQVPQVIDTLWHLKARDMLPAVWFIFSRKGCDAAVQYLEDCNLLDDCEITEVELALKKFRVKYPDAVRESSAKGLLRGVAAHHAGCLPLWKSFIEELFQKGLVKVVFATETLAAGINMPARTAVVSSLTKRIDSGRTFLSSNELLQMAGRAGRRGIDEKGHVVLLQTPYEGAEECCKVLFSGLEPLVSQFTASYGMVLNLLAGAKFTRSSAESDNLNTSQSGRTLEEARKLVEQSFGNYVGSNVMLAAKEELARIQTEIQMLASEITDEAIDKKSRKLLSHTSYKEIADLQEELRVEKRIRSELRKTVEWERIYSFKPLLEELGNEHLPFMCLQHTDADGVLHQIPAVYLGKVDSLNTIKLKNMVHESDSFALTNGSNSSDAESGHAAEPSYYVALGSDNSWYLFTEKWIRTIYKTGFPNVSLALDDALPHEIMTSLLDKGDMQWQKVADSEFGGLWCMEGSLEMWSWSLNVPVLSSLSDDDEVLKFSEEYKNAVQCYKDQRNKVSCLKKKIAQTEGFREYKKILDTAKFNEEKIRRLKARSLRLSTRIEQIEPSGWKEFLQISNVIHEVRALDINSHFIFPLGETAAAIRGENELWLAMVLRNKVLVDLKPAQLAAVCGGLVSEGIKVRPWKNNSYIYEASSTVMNVIAFLDELKSSLLDLQEKHGVKIPCCLDSQFAGMVEAWASGLTWREIMMECAMDEGDLARLLRRTIDLLAQVPKLPDVDPRLKSNAVKASSVMDRPPISELVG from the exons ATGAAAGCATCCTCCATTCactcctttctctctccctcaTCTTCTCCATATCTATTCACATCAACTACTACCAAGGGACTCTCTCCATTGCCTCTCTTCAGGCCTTATCTCCGCCTCCACTTCCAGTACCCGCAATTTCTCAATTCCAACAGCTACTCGCGTTTCGCAGCTACTCACAAATTCCCGAATTTCGTATTCCCCGTCGGTTCGTCTCCTCAACTCTCCGACGATGATATTGAAGTGGAATCCGACGACGACGAAGAAGAGGACGACGTGGCTGCAGAGGAGTACGACGTCGTTGCTGGTGAAATAGGGGGAGACAGCGAACAATACGAAGATGAAGATGACGACGAGGTTACGGAGGCGACCGACGGCCTTCCGAGATATGAGGAGTTCAAGTGGCAGAGAGTGGAGAGGATTAGGAATGAGGTGAGGGAGTTTGGTGAGGACATCATTGATGTCGAGGAGCTGGCCTCTGTTTACGACTTCAGAATTGACAAGTTCCAG CGATTGTCCATTCAAGCATTCCTGAAAGGTTCTTCAGTTGTAGTTTCGGCACCAACTAGTAGTGGAAAAACATTGATTGCTGAAGCTGCTGCAGTTGCTACTTTTTCCCGAGGAAAGAGATTGTTTTACACTACTCCTTTGAAAGCCTTGTCAAATCAGAAGTTTCGTGACTTTCG TGAGGCATTTGGTGATACTAATGTTGGACTCCTCACTGGAGATTCTGCTGTCAATAAAGATGCTCAAATTTTGATAATGACCACAGAGATTTTGCGCAACATGCTATATCGGAG TGTTGGAACAGATTCTTCTGAAAGTATGCTTTCTGATGTGGATGTGATTGTGTTGGATGAAGTGCATTACTTGAGCGACATATCCCGGGGTACAGTTTGGGAGGAGATT GTGATTTACTGCCCCAAACAAGTGCAATTAATATGTCTTTCTGCCACTGTTGCGAATCCGGATGAGTTGGCAGGTTGGATTGGTCAG ATTCATGGAAAAACTGAGTTGGTAACATCATCCAAGCGTCCGGTTCCATTGACTTGGCACTTCTCAACAAAGACAGCATTGTTACCACTTCTTGATAAAAAAGGAACTAGCATGAACAG GAAGCTGTCCCTCAACCAGTTACAGCTTGATTCTTCAAGAGATAATGTATACAAGGATGAGAATCCTAGAAGAAGGAAATCAAAGAAATATCAGTTTGATGTGCCTCCACTTACGAAGCATGACATGAACTCTATACGCCGATCGCAG GTTCCTCAAGTTATAGATACATTATGGCATCTTAAAGCAAGAGATATGCTTCCAGCTGTCTGGTTCATCTTTAGCAGAAAAGGTTGTGATGCTGCTGTTCAATATCTTGAAGACTGCAATCTGTTGGATGATTGTGAGATAACCGAAGTAGAGCTTGCACTTAAAAAGTTTCGTGTTAAATATCCTGATGCTGTGAGGGAATCTTCTGCAAAAGGACTTCTTCGTGGCGTTGCTGCTCATCATGCTGGTTGCCTTCCCCTTTGGAAATCATTCATTGAGGAGCTTTTCCAAAAGGGGCTTGTGAAGGTTGTTTTTGCCACAGAGACTCTTGCTGCTGGAATAAACATGCCTGCAAGAACTGCTGTTGTTTCATCTCTGACCAAAAGGATTGACAGTGGTCGCACATTTTTAAGTTCCAATGAGCTGCTACAAATGGCAGGACGTGCTGGCCGTAGAGGCATTGATGAAAAGGGTCATGTCGTTCTTCTTCAAACCCCATATGAAGGAGCTGAAGAATGCTGCAAAGTTCTCTTTTCTGGACTAGAACCTCTTGTTTCACAGTTTACAGCTTCATATGGGATGGTGCTTAATCTACTTGCG GGGGCAAAATTTACACGTAGCTCGGCTGAATCAGATAACTTGAATACCTCACAATCTGGTCGGACATTGGAAGAAGCAAGGAAGTTGGTTGAACAAAGTTTCGGAAATTATGTGGGGAGCAATGTCATGCTTGCTGCAAAGGAGGAGCTCGCTAGGATACAGACTGAGATACAGATGCTGGCGTCAGAAATTACTGATGAAGCTATAGATAAGAAGAGTCGAAAATTGCTGTCACATACATCTTACAAAGAAATTGCCGATCTTCAGGAAGAATTGAGG GTAGAGAAACGTATTCGATCTGAACTTCGGAAAACAGTGGAATGGGAGAGAATTTATTCTTTCAAGCCCCTACTCGAGGAGCTTGGAAATGAGCACCTACCTTTTATGTGTCTCCAGCATACAGATGCAGACGGTGTTCTACATCAAATCCCTGCTGTTTATTTGGGGAAGGTTGATTCTTTGAATACTATAAAACTGAAAAATATG GTTCACGAATCTGATTCTTTTGCGCTAACGAATGGAAGTAATTCAAGTGATGCTGAGTCTGGACATGCTGCTGAACCATCGTACTATGTAGCACTTGGTTCGGATAACTCTTGGTACCTTTTCACTGAGAAATGGATAAGAACCATCTATAAAACTGGATTTCCCAACGTTTCCTTGGCTCTAGATGATGCTTTACCTCATGAAATAATGACGAGTCTGCTTGATAAAGGAGATATGCAGTGGCAAAAGGTCGCAGACTCAGAATTTGGTGGTCTATGGTGCATGGAAGGATCTCTTGAGATGTGGTCGTGGAGTTTAAATGTGCCAGTCTTGAGTAGTCTCTCTGATGATGATGag GTTTTGAAGTTCTCTGAAGAATACAAAAATGCTGTCCAATGCTACAAGGACCAACGAAACAAAGTTTCGTGTCTGAAGAAAAAGATAGCACAAACAGAAGGCTTCAGAGAATATAAGAAGATTCTAGATACAGCCAAATTTAACGAAGAGAAGATACGGAGATTGAAGGCAAGATCACTTCGTTTATCTACTAGAATAGAGCAGATAGAACCATCTGGCTGGAAGGAATTTCTTCAG ATTAGCAATGTCATACATGAAGTCAGGGCATTGGATATCAACTCTCACTTTATATTTCCCCTGGGTGAAACTGCTGCTGCAATTCGTGGGGAGAATGAACTCTGGTTAGCAATGGTTCTTCGAAATAAAGTCCTTGTTGATTTGAAACCCGCACAGCTTGCTGCGGTTTGTGGAGGTTTAGTGTCTGAAGGAATCAAAGTTCGGCCATGGAAAAATAATAG CTATATTTATGAAGCCTCATCCACTGTTATGAATGTGATCGCCTTTTTGGATGAACTGAAGAGCTCTCTTTTGGATCTCCAGGAAAAGCATGGAGTGAAG ATTCCTTGCTGCCTGGATAGCCAATTCGCAGGCATGGTTGAAGCCTGGGCTTCTGGTCTAACATGGAGAGAGATTATGATGGAGTGTGCCATGGACGAAGGAGATCTAGCACGCCTTTTACGACGAACCATTGATCTATTAGCACAG GTGCCTAAATTGCCTGATGTTGATCCACGGCTCAAAAGCAACGCGGTGAAAGCTTCGAGCGTCATGGACCGTCCCCCCATTAGTGAATTGGTAGGATGA
- the LOC121801461 gene encoding uncharacterized protein LOC121801461 — protein MNDQAGMMNQQQLMNMNRNMLNMPQPPIVPMNRSYGMWGQPQQFPNPNMSSDVMKPPPPAFSKSLGHRRNWKGKRVNKPIDKWRMEQQSLASSGGIGSSNFRNYNPPTLNELQHQNWLKTRKTFTKKKSNKNMVMNMAGNGGRSAPFAPRNTTSFLIRAKKSGGIAPVVSPFPATPSVLPTPILSPSTEVLGNMAKEEWGVDGYGSMKGLIRLRSLGNGEEEEDGGGSSESDMEEHVEVERRLDHDLSRFEMLYDPNSGNAVGGMEHHNILENRVDDQDSHIAQLEEENLNLKERLFLMEGEMGDLRRRLMLLERQVGRGDDAGEEVVENVSENETEFNGENTHSIGENDENLCGRNDEEGVLVDGGLEAEAVETTEGFCVEERIKMSDKDDDINSNEFSEADRSDGDEACKLVVETVNCVLESEVAKLGS, from the exons ATGAATGACCAAGCAGGAATGATGAACCAGCAGCAGCTGATGAATATGAATCGGAATATGTTGAATATGCCGCAG CCGCCAATTGTTCCGATGAATCGGAGCTACGGGATGTGGGGGCAGCCGCAGCAGTTTCCAAACCCCAATATGAGCTCCGACGTCATGAAACCTCCCCCTCCGGCCTTCAGCAAGTCGTTAGGTCATCGGCGCAATTGGAAGGGGAAACGGGTAAATAAACCGATTGATAAATGGAGGATGGAGCAGCAGTCGTTAGCAAGCTCCGGTGGAATTGGGAGTTCGAATTTTAGGAATTATAACCCTCCCACATTGAATGAGCTGCAACATCAGAATTGGCTTAAGACGCGGAAAACTTTCACAAAAAAGAAGTCGAACAAGAATATGGTTATGAACATGGCTGGTAATGGTGGCAGGTCCGCCCCATTTGCACCTAGAAACACCACTTCCTTTCTGATTAGAGCAAAGAAAAGCGGTGGGATAGCACCAGTGGTTTCTCCATTCCCGGCTACTCCGTCTGTTTTGCCGACCCCAATCTTGTCCCCTTCCACCGAAGTTTTGGGGAACATGGCGAAGGAGGAGTGGGGCGTGGATGGCTATGGCTCGATGAAGGGGTTGATAAGGCTGAGATCTCTCGGGAATggagaagaggaggaagatGGAGGCGGGTCGAGTGAGAGCGACATGGAAGAGCATGTTGAGGTAGAGAGGAGGCTAGACCATGACTTGAGTAGGTTTGAGATGCTCTATGATCCAAATAGTGGCAATGCTGTTGGTGGGATGGAGCATCACAATATTTTAGAAAATCGGGTCGATGATCAAGATAGTCACATTGCACAGCTGGAGGAGGAGAATTTGAATCTCAAGGAGAGGCTCTTCTTGATGGAGGGGGAGATGGGTGATCTGAGAAGGAGGCTGATGTTGCTAGAAAGGCAGGTGGGGCGAGGAGACGACGCTGGTGAGGAGGTTGTTGAGAATGTGTCTGAAAATGAGACAGAGTTCAATGGCGAGAACACACATTCAATAGGGGAGAATGATGAGAATCTGTGTGGGAGAAATGATGAGGAAGGTGTACTTGTTGATGGTGGATTGGAAGCTGAAGCAGTAGAAACTACAGAGGGATTTTGTGTAGAAGAAAGGATCAAGATGAGTGATAAAGATGATGATATTAATAGCAATGAATTTAGTGAAGCAGATAGATCTGATGGCGATGAAGCTTGCAAACTAGTGGTTGAAACTGTGAATTGTGTGTTAGAGAGTGAAGTAGCTAAACTTGGTAGTTAG